From Longimicrobium sp., a single genomic window includes:
- a CDS encoding nitroreductase family protein, giving the protein MRAGLRRLVPAALRPALRRARRGVRMAVLRLASRWRWSASLYYCFASGAFGREHRAVLYGRLRYEEDAVSPRGGKYLLRRNVHRLEKGLIMRPRRDVFAADYIEETVEAFSARVQGGEAPGPEVGWAGEVLSSYFQAVAAPGADPRVDRARSGFGRTAVPGVECGRPLAPYRRDLSGPPPVAYDDLLELAHRRRSVRWFLQRPVPRDLIDRAVAVAALSPSACNRQPFEFRVFTDPARVRSVAGVPMGTRGFEHNFPAVVVVLGRQRAYFDERDRHVIYIDAALATMAFVFALETQGLSSCCINWPDLEEQERQMAALLSLEPDERPVMLVAVGYPDPDALVPASGKKPLDELRRYDTP; this is encoded by the coding sequence GTGAGGGCGGGGCTGCGCCGCCTGGTGCCGGCCGCGCTCCGTCCGGCGCTGCGCCGCGCGCGCCGCGGCGTGCGCATGGCCGTGCTGCGCCTGGCCTCGCGCTGGCGCTGGAGCGCGTCGCTGTACTACTGCTTCGCCTCGGGCGCCTTCGGGCGCGAGCACCGGGCGGTGCTGTACGGCCGCCTGCGCTACGAGGAGGACGCCGTGTCGCCGCGGGGGGGGAAGTATCTCCTGCGCCGCAACGTGCACCGGCTGGAGAAGGGGCTGATCATGCGCCCCCGCCGCGACGTCTTCGCGGCCGACTACATCGAGGAAACGGTGGAGGCGTTCTCGGCGCGGGTGCAGGGCGGCGAGGCCCCCGGCCCCGAGGTGGGGTGGGCGGGCGAGGTGCTGTCGTCGTACTTCCAGGCGGTGGCCGCGCCCGGCGCCGACCCGCGGGTGGACCGCGCGCGCTCGGGGTTCGGCCGGACGGCGGTGCCCGGGGTGGAGTGCGGGCGGCCGCTGGCGCCCTACCGGCGCGACCTGTCGGGGCCGCCCCCGGTGGCGTACGACGACCTGCTGGAGCTGGCCCACCGGCGCCGCTCGGTGCGCTGGTTCCTGCAGCGCCCCGTTCCCCGCGACCTCATCGACCGCGCGGTGGCGGTGGCCGCGCTCTCGCCCAGCGCCTGCAACCGCCAGCCCTTCGAGTTCCGCGTGTTCACCGACCCCGCGCGGGTGCGCAGCGTGGCCGGGGTGCCCATGGGCACGCGCGGCTTCGAGCACAACTTTCCCGCGGTGGTGGTGGTGCTGGGGCGGCAGCGCGCCTACTTCGACGAGCGCGACCGCCACGTCATCTACATCGACGCGGCGCTGGCCACCATGGCCTTCGTGTTCGCGCTGGAAACGCAGGGGCTCAGCTCCTGCTGCATCAACTGGCCCGACCTGGAGGAGCAGGAGCGGCAGATGGCCGCGCTCCTCTCGCTGGAGCCCGATGAGCGGCCGGTGATGCTGGTGGCGGTGGGATACCCGGACCCCGACGCGCTGGTGCCGGCCTCGGGGAAGAAGCCGCTGGACGAGCTGCGGAGGTACGACACGCCATGA
- a CDS encoding flippase translates to MAMAKVRERLLRTMQSRSLQGVARNAGWLMAERVATLLLNVGVSVWMARYLGPEAFGGLNYAIALVGLFAFIPYLGLDGLVTRRLVEEPENRDELLGTTVALRLAAGTAAAVLIGAVSLLRPGAGDTGWLVAVVAAGMVFDAFNSVDFWFQSRVESRYAVQARTAAVAIGAALRVAMILSRAPLVAFAAAATLQQAVQAAGLLYVYRRQGYSLRRWRVVVHRARALVGQSWPLILSSAGSLIYLKIDQVMLGEMVGAREVGTYAVAARLSELWYFIPTTIGTSLLPMMVESKRMGEEAYQRRLQQMYVVMAWAGIVLAAGVSLTAGPMMDLMYGPQYHGAGRILQIHIWTCPGIFMGAILSRWLVVEDLLTFSLTRNLVGAVVNVALNLVLIPRYGAAGAAVATLASYTAATYLACFTDRRTWRAGLMMTRALFAPFRLRARAA, encoded by the coding sequence ATGGCGATGGCGAAGGTGCGCGAGCGGCTCCTGCGCACGATGCAGAGCCGGAGCCTGCAGGGGGTGGCGCGCAACGCCGGCTGGCTGATGGCCGAGCGCGTGGCCACGCTGCTGCTGAACGTGGGCGTCTCGGTGTGGATGGCCCGCTACCTGGGCCCCGAGGCGTTCGGGGGGCTGAACTACGCCATCGCGCTGGTGGGGCTCTTCGCCTTCATCCCCTACCTGGGGCTCGACGGACTGGTCACCCGGCGGCTGGTGGAAGAGCCCGAGAACCGCGACGAGCTGCTGGGCACCACCGTGGCGCTGCGGCTGGCCGCCGGCACCGCGGCCGCCGTGCTGATCGGCGCGGTGTCGCTGCTGCGCCCGGGCGCCGGCGACACGGGGTGGCTGGTGGCGGTGGTGGCGGCGGGGATGGTGTTCGACGCCTTCAACTCGGTGGACTTCTGGTTCCAGTCGCGGGTGGAGTCGCGCTACGCGGTGCAGGCGCGCACCGCCGCGGTGGCGATCGGGGCGGCGCTGCGCGTGGCCATGATCCTGTCGCGCGCGCCGCTGGTGGCGTTCGCCGCCGCCGCCACGCTGCAGCAGGCGGTGCAGGCGGCGGGGCTGCTGTACGTGTACCGCAGGCAGGGGTACTCGCTGCGCCGCTGGCGGGTGGTGGTGCACCGCGCGCGGGCGCTGGTGGGGCAGTCGTGGCCGCTCATCCTGTCGTCGGCCGGCAGCCTCATCTACCTGAAGATCGACCAGGTGATGCTGGGCGAGATGGTGGGCGCCCGCGAGGTGGGCACCTACGCGGTGGCGGCGCGGCTCTCGGAGCTCTGGTACTTCATTCCCACCACCATCGGCACCTCGCTCCTGCCCATGATGGTGGAGAGCAAGCGGATGGGCGAGGAGGCGTACCAGCGGCGGCTGCAGCAGATGTACGTGGTGATGGCGTGGGCGGGGATCGTGCTGGCCGCGGGTGTGTCGCTGACCGCCGGGCCCATGATGGACCTGATGTACGGCCCCCAGTACCACGGCGCCGGCCGCATCCTGCAGATCCACATCTGGACCTGCCCCGGGATCTTCATGGGGGCCATCCTCTCCCGCTGGCTGGTGGTGGAGGACCTGCTGACCTTTTCGCTGACCCGCAACCTGGTGGGCGCCGTGGTGAACGTGGCGCTGAACCTGGTGCTGATCCCCCGCTACGGGGCGGCCGGCGCGGCCGTGGCCACGCTGGCCTCGTACACCGCCGCCACCTACCTGGCGTGCTTCACCGACCGCCGCACCTGGAGGGCCGGGCTGATGATGACCCGGGCGCTGTTCGCGCCTTTCCGCCTGCGCGCGAGGGCCGCGTGA